The stretch of DNA TGGGGCTTACCTCTCTCCAGCTGGCGTTCGGGCTGCGTCCCAAAAATTGTCTCACTTCCGTCCACATTAACAATCAAAATTTTTACTGCATTCATACATATATAGAACATCATACAGTCGAAAATATGTATTAACTAATACCACTATCCTAGTCTCCTGTGCCCCACGATAGTACGGCTTAAAAGCGGATTATAAACCTTTGAATAAAATGCAAAAAGGACGTCAGGGGATTTGTAACATTTCCGAGGaaatacaagaaaaaaatcgCATCACCTTTCTTTCAtgtttgaacagtttatGGAGAAGGCCCCTTCCTCTGGCGTCAAGTGTCTACTGCACAACTGAGGGCATCGCCAACAATATGAGGTTACCAGCAGTGGTTGGTCTGTCTGAAACAGATGCACTCTCCTCGTTGCAGGCAAGTTTCCGAGCGGAACAGACGAATGATTATGACCCTACTTCCCCGCCTTACTATTCGAACCCTCCCCCGGATTCGGACCCGGATACTATCAACCTAGCGTTCTTGATCAGTCTGTCGGTTACGTTTGCCATCATGATGATCATGCTAATCTTGGCAGCCGCGTACGTAACGTTTTTCAGCGATGATGAGGCGGAGTACGATGAAGAGATGGGATACGGTGCGCGCGTTGGTGCTGGCGGGAGAAGTCGTGGTTTGGGTAGGTTGTTCAATAAGAAGCGGAGTGATGTGTTACTGGACTCGTCGTTTGTGCAGGCACTGGATACGGAAAACGATGAAGCGTTTAAGACGCTAGAGAGTGCTGAGCTTAAGAAAATGTCCAGTTTTGAAACGGAATTGTATCGTAGAGCACAGGAGTACTTGAAAATGAATCCCCCATGCGTTACAAAATTTAATACGTTTGTTGATGAACACGACAGGTcagttttgaaggataGAGGGATCCAGTCGTACTATTTTTTGCCTAGTATTAACGATAATGTTGATGAGGAGGGCCGGTTTTTACCCAGTTTCCTAGTGGAGGACAAACTTGACATCAGTTTCACcgaaaacaacaagagcTCGAGTACCCTGTTGAACTTCCCACTACCATTCAATAAAAAGGACGCTGTGTATTTTGAGGTGAAGGTATTCAGACACGAGAGAAACTCGAACAGTATATTTAGCGTTGGACTGACAACGGTCCCCTACCCGTACTTTAGGATCCCAGGGATGTCTAACTTTTCGATAGCGTACGAATCCACTGGGAAACTAAGAGTGAACAACCCGTTTACGGCGCCCACTTTACTACCTAAATTGGAGGAAGGTGACGTTGTTGGGTTTGGGTATCGATACAGGACCGGGTCGCTTTTCATCACGCATAACGGGAAGAAGATCATGGATGTGGCGCAGAATATCCGCGTTGATTTGTTTGTCAGTATTGGTGCGATGAACGCTTCGTACACGCGGACATACACAAGGGATGGGCTCTTGGAGGACCCTGATAACGTTTCGATAAGGGACAGTCTCTCGGAAGGTGAGTACGTCGAACTCCCAAAGAAGTTGCAGAGAGTTTACGATATACGGCGCGAGCCTGTGGATAGTGACCCTATTGAGTTGAACGTTAATTTGGGTAATATTGGGTTTGTCTTTATAGAGGCTAATGTGAAGAAGTACTCGTTTGGCAGTGTCTATGGAGACATTGGCATCCCGCCAGTGTACACCGGTGCTGGGCAGAACAATGACTTGCTGTTGCAAAAAGGCGAGGACACTCCACCGAAATATCCTACGGAGGCAGTTActgacgatgacgatgaagacCATGGCGTGATAGTTGGTGCCAGCGGTGACTTGGACACGTACGAGCACAACTCATCCGCGTATGACCAAATGCATAATGATACCCCCACGGGAAGGAATGCGCTGATACCGAGCGGTCTGTCTGTTATCATGGAAGAGGAAGTGAGTCCATCAGACGATGAGACGTCGCCCCTGATTACGACAGAGCCTGCTGtgaaggacaagaagaagaaacaaaagaacaaaagaaagggcaagaagagaagaggTAGGTCTTAACCAGGTATCTCAAATGTTTCACATCCAATACCCAAAGCATATATCCTCCCACAACTGCACCCGGATTCCCCCAATGCTGTTTAATATGCAAGCACAGGTGTATATCAACAGGAATCAATATGGCATTGATCCAATTATAATATTATCGTACTTAATTACTTattcatatatatatatgtatatattCAACCAAAATTTAACGtttcttcttattcttcttattcttcttcttacGAGC from Huiozyma naganishii CBS 8797 chromosome 1, complete genome encodes:
- the SSH4 gene encoding Ssh4p (similar to Saccharomyces cerevisiae SSH4 (YKL124W); ancestral locus Anc_2.448) encodes the protein MQKGRQGICNISEEIQEKNRITFLSCLNSLWRRPLPLASSVYCTTEGIANNMRLPAVVGLSETDALSSLQASFRAEQTNDYDPTSPPYYSNPPPDSDPDTINLAFLISLSVTFAIMMIMLILAAAYVTFFSDDEAEYDEEMGYGARVGAGGRSRGLGRLFNKKRSDVLLDSSFVQALDTENDEAFKTLESAELKKMSSFETELYRRAQEYLKMNPPCVTKFNTFVDEHDRSVLKDRGIQSYYFLPSINDNVDEEGRFLPSFLVEDKLDISFTENNKSSSTLLNFPLPFNKKDAVYFEVKVFRHERNSNSIFSVGLTTVPYPYFRIPGMSNFSIAYESTGKLRVNNPFTAPTLLPKLEEGDVVGFGYRYRTGSLFITHNGKKIMDVAQNIRVDLFVSIGAMNASYTRTYTRDGLLEDPDNVSIRDSLSEGEYVELPKKLQRVYDIRREPVDSDPIELNVNLGNIGFVFIEANVKKYSFGSVYGDIGIPPVYTGAGQNNDLLLQKGEDTPPKYPTEAVTDDDDEDHGVIVGASGDLDTYEHNSSAYDQMHNDTPTGRNALIPSGLSVIMEEEVSPSDDETSPLITTEPAVKDKKKKQKNKRKGKKRRGRS